A genomic window from Salvia miltiorrhiza cultivar Shanhuang (shh) chromosome 5, IMPLAD_Smil_shh, whole genome shotgun sequence includes:
- the LOC131025597 gene encoding uncharacterized protein LOC131025597: MSSGMQDSSGRINKTNTTHRAWSSREEEVLLAALKELVAEGWKSDNGFRAGYLKKLEESIKIIIPTTDLKGMPHINSKITTWKKDYNSLTNMLKITGVGFNVQGTHMIDATDEQWDHIRKVDGNAKNMQFKSFKYFDQWSEIFGKDRATGDVAEDLTEASRQMYHNINLTQPQDVDGDYHVTLDDVNEDVPLANSVSQTQQAESEVRPPKKLRKKGGGGDKMFEYMAEISRDTKISLDTIAGRMGHDQDISMARKEIYAQLNSISGLSQKEKFEITKMLAKEVELLDVFTSLPEDAKKEYVYHLLEEKKNKYNGGSNLE, encoded by the exons ATGAGTTCTGGGATGCAAG ATAGCAGTGGTCGGATTAATAAGACAAACACGACACATCGAGCTTGGTCAAGTAGGGAGGAAGAGGTTCTTTTGGCGGCCTTGAAGGAGTTAGTAGCTGAAGGTTGGAAATCCGACAACGGATTTCGTGCGGGATACTTGAAGAAATTGGAGGagtcaattaaaataataattccaACAACCGACTTGAAAGGCATGCCgcatataaattcaaaaataacgACTTGGAAGAAGGATTATAACTCACTAACGAACATGTTGAAGATTACTGGCGTAGGCTTCAACGTGCAGGGCACGCACATGATCGATGCCACTGATGAGCAGTGGGATCATATTAGGAAG gTGGATGGCAATGCAAAAAACATGCAATTTAAAAGTTTTAAGTACTTTGATCAATGGTCTGAAATCTTCGGGAAGGACAGGGCCACCGGAGATGTCGCTGAAGATTTAACGGAGGCATCACGTCAGATGTATCACAACATCAATCTCACCCAACCTCAGGACGTCGATGGTGATTACCATGTCACGCTAGATGATGTGAATGAAGACGTACCTCTTGCTAACAGTGTTAGCCAAACCCAGCAAGCCGAGTCTGAAGTACGCCCTCCTaagaaattgagaaagaaggGTGGCGGGGGCGACAAGATGTTTGAGTACATGGCCGAAATCAGCCGCGACACTAAAATTTCACTTGACACAATCGCAGGTCGAATGGGCCATGATCAAGATATCTCCATGGCGAGGAAGGAGATCTATGCTCAACTGAATTCAATCAGTGGATTGTCCCAAAAAGAGAAGTTCGAAATAACCAAAATGTTAGCCAAAGAAGTTGAGCTCCTAGATGTGTTCACAAGTCTACCCGAAGATGCGAAGAAGGAGTACGTTTACCACCTTCttgaggagaagaagaataagtACAATGGTGGAAGTAATTTGGAGTGA